A part of Vigna radiata var. radiata cultivar VC1973A chromosome 11, Vradiata_ver6, whole genome shotgun sequence genomic DNA contains:
- the LOC106777984 gene encoding phosphoacetylglucosamine mutase isoform X1, translating into MVSSSAMNDEQQSLLLSSSSRFSPPQGVKLSYGTAGFRADASLLPSTVYRVGILAALRSLKTGSIIGLMITASHNKVSDNGVKIADPNGGMLSQHWEPFADALANAPSPQHLLLLINEFVAKEGILMDGVSQAEVLLGRDTRPSGDALFEAARQGVTSVVGAVATDMGILTTPQLHWMVRARNKGMQVSEQDYFEQLSSSFRYLEDLIPAEKSKFDGLNNKVIVDGSNGVGGVKLKVLGSLLNALVIEVRNSSEDGGVLNDGVGADYVQKEKVAPHGFGSKDAGIRCASLDGDADRLVYFIVPPESSGRIDLVDGDKILSLFAVFIREQLSFLNENEGIKNSHQARLGVVQTAYANGASTNYLKQLGLEVNFTPTGVKYLHEKAAEFDIGIYFEANGHGTVLFSESFVGWLEARTKEISSGSNGSEGKKAALRLLAVSKLINQAVGDALSGLLLVEVILQYMGWSIHRWNELYHDLPSRQLKVKVADRNAVITANAETVVVSPPGLQEAINAETGKYHQGRCFVRPSGTEDVVRVYAEASTQEAADTLANSVAKLVDQFLGLGSS; encoded by the exons ATGGTTAG CTCTTCCGCAATGAACGACGAACAACAGTCTCTGCTTCTCAGCTCTTCTTCTCGCTTCTCGCCTCCTCAAG GAGTGAAGCTATCGTACGGCACCGCCGGCTTCAGGGCCGATGCGTCACTTCTCCCATCGACGGTCTACAGAGTGGGAATCCTAGCAGCTCTTAGATCGCTCAAGACCGGTTCCATCATCGGTCTCATGATCACTGCCTCACACAACAAAGTTTCTGATAATGGAGTCAAAATAGCTGACCCTAATGGTGGCATGCTCTCGCAGCATTGGGAACCCTTCGCCGACGCCCTCGCCAATGCTCCTTCTCCCCAACACCTCCTTCTG TTGATCAATGAATTCGTGGCGAAAGAAGGGATCTTGATGGATGGGGTCAGCCAGGCAGAAGTGCTTTTGGGGAGAGACACTAGGCCTAGTGGAGATGCTTTGTTTGAAGCAGCTAGACAG GGGGTCACTTCAGTTGTCGGAGCTGTTGCGACGGACATGGGGATCTTGACAACTCCACAATTGCACTGGATGGTTCGGGCCCGAAATAAGGGCATGCAAGTTTCAGAGCAGGATTACTTTGAACAGCTTTCAAGCTCATTCAG GTACTTGGAGGATTTGATCCCTGCTGAAAAAAGTAAGTTTGATGGACTGAACAATAAAGTGATTGTGGATGGATCCAATGGAGTTGGTGGAGTGAAACTTAAAGTTTTAGGGAGTTTGTTGAATGCTTTGGTTATTGAGGTTCGGAACAGCAGTGAAGATGGAGGTGTACTGAATGATGGAGTGGGTGCTGATTATGTGCAGAAAGAGAAGGTTGCTCCTCATGGCTTTGGTTCTAAAGATGCTGGGATAAG GTGCGCTAGTTTGGATGGAGATGCTGATCGgcttgtttattttattgtacCACCTGAAAGCAGTGGTAGGATTGATCTTGTTGATGGGGACAAGATACTATCCCTGTTTGCCGTATTTATTAGGGAGCAACTAAGCTTTCTTAATGAGAATGAAGGCATAAAAAATTCCCACCAGGCCCGTCTTGGTGTTGTACAGACTGCCTATGCAAATGGGGCATCTACTAATTATCTTAAACAGTTAGGACTAGAAGTTAATTTTACTCCAACTGGCGTTAAATACCTACATGAAAAAGCTGCTGAATTTGATATTGGTATCTACTTTGAGGCAAATGGCCATGGAACTGTCTTATTTTCAGAATCTTTCGTGGGGTGGTTGGAGGCCAGAACTAAGGAGATTTCTTCAGGATCTAATG GTTCAGAAGGGAAAAAGGCTGCTTTGAGGTTATTGGCAGTCAGTAAGTTGATCAACCAAGCTGTTGGAGATGCTTTGAGTGGATTGCTCTTGGTCGAAGTCATATTACAGTACATGGGATGGTCAATACATAGATGGAATGAACTTTATCACGATTTACCAAGCAGGCAGCTCAAG GTTAAAGTTGCCGACAGAAATGCTGTGATTACAGCAAATGCAGAAACTGTGGTTGTTAGCCCCCCTGGTTTACAAGAAGCCATCAATGCGGAAACTG GGAAGTACCACCAAGGTCGATGCTTTGTGCGACCATCTGGTACTGAGGATGTTGTTCGCGTATATGCTGAGGCATCCACACAGGAAGCAGCTGATACACTAGCCAACTCTGTGGCTAAGCTTGTGGACCAATTCTTGGGGCTCGGTAGCTCCTAA
- the LOC106777984 gene encoding phosphoacetylglucosamine mutase isoform X2, which produces MNDEQQSLLLSSSSRFSPPQGVKLSYGTAGFRADASLLPSTVYRVGILAALRSLKTGSIIGLMITASHNKVSDNGVKIADPNGGMLSQHWEPFADALANAPSPQHLLLLINEFVAKEGILMDGVSQAEVLLGRDTRPSGDALFEAARQGVTSVVGAVATDMGILTTPQLHWMVRARNKGMQVSEQDYFEQLSSSFRYLEDLIPAEKSKFDGLNNKVIVDGSNGVGGVKLKVLGSLLNALVIEVRNSSEDGGVLNDGVGADYVQKEKVAPHGFGSKDAGIRCASLDGDADRLVYFIVPPESSGRIDLVDGDKILSLFAVFIREQLSFLNENEGIKNSHQARLGVVQTAYANGASTNYLKQLGLEVNFTPTGVKYLHEKAAEFDIGIYFEANGHGTVLFSESFVGWLEARTKEISSGSNGSEGKKAALRLLAVSKLINQAVGDALSGLLLVEVILQYMGWSIHRWNELYHDLPSRQLKVKVADRNAVITANAETVVVSPPGLQEAINAETGKYHQGRCFVRPSGTEDVVRVYAEASTQEAADTLANSVAKLVDQFLGLGSS; this is translated from the exons ATGAACGACGAACAACAGTCTCTGCTTCTCAGCTCTTCTTCTCGCTTCTCGCCTCCTCAAG GAGTGAAGCTATCGTACGGCACCGCCGGCTTCAGGGCCGATGCGTCACTTCTCCCATCGACGGTCTACAGAGTGGGAATCCTAGCAGCTCTTAGATCGCTCAAGACCGGTTCCATCATCGGTCTCATGATCACTGCCTCACACAACAAAGTTTCTGATAATGGAGTCAAAATAGCTGACCCTAATGGTGGCATGCTCTCGCAGCATTGGGAACCCTTCGCCGACGCCCTCGCCAATGCTCCTTCTCCCCAACACCTCCTTCTG TTGATCAATGAATTCGTGGCGAAAGAAGGGATCTTGATGGATGGGGTCAGCCAGGCAGAAGTGCTTTTGGGGAGAGACACTAGGCCTAGTGGAGATGCTTTGTTTGAAGCAGCTAGACAG GGGGTCACTTCAGTTGTCGGAGCTGTTGCGACGGACATGGGGATCTTGACAACTCCACAATTGCACTGGATGGTTCGGGCCCGAAATAAGGGCATGCAAGTTTCAGAGCAGGATTACTTTGAACAGCTTTCAAGCTCATTCAG GTACTTGGAGGATTTGATCCCTGCTGAAAAAAGTAAGTTTGATGGACTGAACAATAAAGTGATTGTGGATGGATCCAATGGAGTTGGTGGAGTGAAACTTAAAGTTTTAGGGAGTTTGTTGAATGCTTTGGTTATTGAGGTTCGGAACAGCAGTGAAGATGGAGGTGTACTGAATGATGGAGTGGGTGCTGATTATGTGCAGAAAGAGAAGGTTGCTCCTCATGGCTTTGGTTCTAAAGATGCTGGGATAAG GTGCGCTAGTTTGGATGGAGATGCTGATCGgcttgtttattttattgtacCACCTGAAAGCAGTGGTAGGATTGATCTTGTTGATGGGGACAAGATACTATCCCTGTTTGCCGTATTTATTAGGGAGCAACTAAGCTTTCTTAATGAGAATGAAGGCATAAAAAATTCCCACCAGGCCCGTCTTGGTGTTGTACAGACTGCCTATGCAAATGGGGCATCTACTAATTATCTTAAACAGTTAGGACTAGAAGTTAATTTTACTCCAACTGGCGTTAAATACCTACATGAAAAAGCTGCTGAATTTGATATTGGTATCTACTTTGAGGCAAATGGCCATGGAACTGTCTTATTTTCAGAATCTTTCGTGGGGTGGTTGGAGGCCAGAACTAAGGAGATTTCTTCAGGATCTAATG GTTCAGAAGGGAAAAAGGCTGCTTTGAGGTTATTGGCAGTCAGTAAGTTGATCAACCAAGCTGTTGGAGATGCTTTGAGTGGATTGCTCTTGGTCGAAGTCATATTACAGTACATGGGATGGTCAATACATAGATGGAATGAACTTTATCACGATTTACCAAGCAGGCAGCTCAAG GTTAAAGTTGCCGACAGAAATGCTGTGATTACAGCAAATGCAGAAACTGTGGTTGTTAGCCCCCCTGGTTTACAAGAAGCCATCAATGCGGAAACTG GGAAGTACCACCAAGGTCGATGCTTTGTGCGACCATCTGGTACTGAGGATGTTGTTCGCGTATATGCTGAGGCATCCACACAGGAAGCAGCTGATACACTAGCCAACTCTGTGGCTAAGCTTGTGGACCAATTCTTGGGGCTCGGTAGCTCCTAA
- the LOC106777336 gene encoding uncharacterized protein LOC106777336: MGLLWWRKGNKPRENSQSSSIPKSSAADTTKPLAEAPGMNGAVEVPRPPNATVSVFEFGSVAASTDKVTLAGYCPVSEDFEPCRWEILPATQSNAPQFRVVF; this comes from the coding sequence atgggTTTACTGTGGTGGCGAAAGGGGAATAAACCCCGAGAAAATTCCCAATCCTCCTCAATTCCCAAATCCAGTGCCGCAGACACAACCAAACCCCTCGCTGAGGCCCCAGGCATGAACGGCGCCGTCGAGGTTCCCCGACCACCCAACGCCACCGTGTCAGTTTTCGAGTTCGGCTCCGTCGCCGCCTCCACCGACAAGGTCACGCTAGCCGGCTACTGCCCCGTATCGGAAGACTTCGAGCCCTGCCGTTGGGAGATCCTCCCAGCAACTCAGTCTAACGCGCCTCAGTTTCGCGTAGTTTTTTGA